A window of the Pseudomonas sp. B21_DOA genome harbors these coding sequences:
- a CDS encoding general stress protein has protein sequence MAQDKQGGMSVNEAGKKGGEATSASHDKEFYQEIGSKGGQNSGGNFKNDPERAAEAGSKGGQNSGGNFANDRDRASEAGSKGGQSSGGNFANDREKASEAGRKGGQNSHGGGRNS, from the coding sequence ATGGCACAAGATAAACAAGGCGGCATGTCGGTAAACGAAGCAGGTAAAAAAGGTGGGGAAGCCACTTCAGCTTCGCACGACAAAGAGTTCTATCAGGAAATCGGCAGCAAGGGCGGCCAGAACAGCGGCGGCAACTTCAAGAACGATCCGGAACGGGCCGCTGAAGCAGGGAGCAAAGGTGGCCAGAACAGCGGTGGCAATTTTGCCAACGATCGGGACAGAGCGTCCGAAGCTGGCAGCAAGGGCGGTCAGAGCAGCGGCGGCAACTTCGCCAATGATCGGGAAAAAGCTTCTGAGGCTGGACGCAAGGGTGGTCAAAACAGCCATGGT